One stretch of Microcebus murinus isolate Inina chromosome 12, M.murinus_Inina_mat1.0, whole genome shotgun sequence DNA includes these proteins:
- the SPACA9 gene encoding sperm acrosome-associated protein 9 isoform X1, translating into MNEVKESLRSIEQKYKLFQQQQFTFIAALEHCRENAHDKIRPISSIGQVQSYMEHYCNNSTDRRILLMFLDICSDLNKLCQRFEALHSGTPVTNNLLEKGKTLVSQSNDLSNLRARYPHDVVNHLSCDEARNHYGGVVSLIPIVLDLMKEWIAHSEKLPRKTLQPVSEPWALQETTGRATRPVQTTGTQLLFRKHKYRQLTRDRGKDKGCSKPPWRPPGGKL; encoded by the exons ATGAATGAGGTGAAAGAATCCCTTCGCAGCATCGAGCAGAAGTACAAGCTCTTCCAGCAGCAACAATTCACCTTCATCGCTGCTCTGGAGCACTGCAGGGAGAACGCCCACGACAAGATCCGGCCCATCTCCAGCATTGGACAG GTGCAGAGCTATATGGAACACTACTGCAACAACTCCACGGACCGGCGGATCCTGCTCATGTTCCTGGACATCTGTTCGGACCTGAACAAGCTCTGCCAGCGCTTCGAGGCCCTGCACTCGGGCACCCCGGTCACCAATAACCTCCTCGAGAAAGGCAAAACCCTTGTTAGCCAAAGCAACGACTTAAGCAACCTTAGAGCAAG ATACCCCCACGACGTGGTGAACCATCTCAGCTGTGACGAGGCCAGGAACCACTACGGAGGCGTGGTCAGCCTCATCCCCATCGTCCTAGACTTAATGAAAGAATGGATCGCCCACTCAGAGAAGCTGCCCCGCAAAACGCTGCAGCCTGTGAGTGAGCCCTGGGCACTCCAGGAAACCACGGGGAGAGCCACTCGTCCTGTCCAGACCACAGGCACCCAGCTTTTGTTCAGAAAACACAAGTATAGGCAACTCACAAGAGACAGGGGGAAAGACAAAGGATGTTCTAAACCTCCCTGGAGACCACCTGGTGGGAAACTGTAA
- the SPACA9 gene encoding sperm acrosome-associated protein 9 isoform X2, whose translation MNEVKESLRSIEQKYKLFQQQQFTFIAALEHCRENAHDKIRPISSIGQVQSYMEHYCNNSTDRRILLMFLDICSDLNKLCQRFEALHSGTPVTNNLLEKGKTLVSQSNDLSNLRARYPHDVVNHLSCDEARNHYGGVVSLIPIVLDLMKEWIAHSEKLPRKTLQPGTT comes from the exons ATGAATGAGGTGAAAGAATCCCTTCGCAGCATCGAGCAGAAGTACAAGCTCTTCCAGCAGCAACAATTCACCTTCATCGCTGCTCTGGAGCACTGCAGGGAGAACGCCCACGACAAGATCCGGCCCATCTCCAGCATTGGACAG GTGCAGAGCTATATGGAACACTACTGCAACAACTCCACGGACCGGCGGATCCTGCTCATGTTCCTGGACATCTGTTCGGACCTGAACAAGCTCTGCCAGCGCTTCGAGGCCCTGCACTCGGGCACCCCGGTCACCAATAACCTCCTCGAGAAAGGCAAAACCCTTGTTAGCCAAAGCAACGACTTAAGCAACCTTAGAGCAAG ATACCCCCACGACGTGGTGAACCATCTCAGCTGTGACGAGGCCAGGAACCACTACGGAGGCGTGGTCAGCCTCATCCCCATCGTCCTAGACTTAATGAAAGAATGGATCGCCCACTCAGAGAAGCTGCCCCGCAAAACGCTGCAGCCT GGGACGACTTAG